One genomic window of Gammaproteobacteria bacterium includes the following:
- the acs gene encoding acetate--CoA ligase, whose translation MSESKVYAVPADVARHAHIDDQKYNAWYQQSLKDPDGFWAERANEFVTWFKPWKKVSDWNYDANNLYIRWFEGGKLNVSYNCIDRHLAKRADQVAILWEGDDPKEDKKLTYRELHAQVSKFANVLKSRGVNKGDRVCIYMPMIPEATIAMLACTRIGAVHSVVFGGFSPESLKDRILDSDCRVVVTADEGLRGGKKIPLKRNTDAALAHCPNVHSVIVIKRTGGDVAWNAKHDVWYHDLMSAAAADCPPEEMDAEDPLFILYTSGSTGKPKGVLHTTGGYLMFAAMTHKYVFDYHDGDIYWCTADVGWVTGHSYIVYGPLANGATTMMFEGVPNYPSSSRFWEVIDKHKVNIFYTAPTAIRALMREGEAPVQKTSRATLRVLGTVGEPINPEAWEWYYRVVGDSKRPIVDTWWQTETGGILITPLPGATPLKPGSATRPFFGIQPAIVDTDGKVLAGACTGNLVITRSWPGQMRTVYGDHQRFIDTYFKTYPGNYFTGDGARRDQDGYYWITGRVDDVLNVSGHRLGTAEVESALVLHHAVAEAAVVGFPHDIKGQGIYCYVTLKVGVQPNDVLRQELVQQVRKEIGAIASPDVIQWAPGLPKTRSGKIMRRILRKIAANELDSLGDTSTLADPSVVDDLVHNRVAL comes from the coding sequence ATGTCTGAGTCTAAGGTTTACGCCGTTCCGGCCGACGTCGCGCGTCACGCGCACATCGACGACCAAAAATATAACGCGTGGTACCAACAGTCGCTGAAAGATCCGGACGGTTTTTGGGCCGAGCGCGCCAACGAGTTCGTGACCTGGTTCAAGCCGTGGAAAAAAGTATCGGACTGGAATTACGACGCGAACAACTTGTACATCCGCTGGTTCGAAGGCGGCAAGCTCAATGTTTCGTACAACTGTATCGATCGGCATCTCGCCAAGCGTGCCGACCAAGTGGCGATTCTGTGGGAAGGCGACGACCCGAAGGAAGACAAGAAGCTCACTTACCGCGAGCTGCACGCGCAGGTTAGTAAATTCGCCAACGTATTAAAGAGCCGCGGCGTCAACAAGGGCGACCGCGTGTGCATCTATATGCCGATGATCCCCGAGGCGACCATCGCCATGTTGGCGTGTACGCGCATCGGCGCTGTACATTCGGTCGTGTTCGGTGGTTTCTCGCCGGAGTCGCTCAAAGACCGCATTCTCGATTCCGATTGCCGCGTCGTCGTTACCGCCGACGAAGGGCTGCGCGGCGGTAAGAAGATTCCGCTGAAGCGTAATACCGATGCGGCGTTAGCGCATTGCCCGAACGTGCACAGTGTGATCGTCATCAAGCGCACCGGCGGCGACGTTGCTTGGAACGCCAAGCACGACGTTTGGTATCACGATCTGATGAGTGCGGCCGCCGCCGATTGTCCGCCGGAAGAAATGGACGCCGAAGACCCGTTATTCATTCTTTATACGTCCGGGTCGACCGGTAAACCGAAGGGCGTATTACACACCACCGGCGGCTATCTGATGTTCGCCGCCATGACTCATAAATACGTGTTCGACTATCACGACGGCGATATTTATTGGTGTACCGCCGACGTCGGCTGGGTTACCGGTCATTCTTATATTGTTTACGGTCCGCTCGCCAACGGCGCGACGACGATGATGTTCGAAGGTGTGCCGAACTATCCGAGCTCGTCGCGCTTTTGGGAAGTGATCGACAAGCACAAGGTCAACATTTTTTACACGGCGCCGACAGCGATCCGTGCGCTCATGCGTGAGGGCGAGGCGCCGGTACAAAAAACGTCTCGAGCGACGTTGCGTGTGCTCGGCACCGTCGGCGAACCGATCAATCCGGAAGCGTGGGAGTGGTATTACCGCGTCGTCGGCGACAGCAAGCGGCCGATCGTCGACACCTGGTGGCAGACCGAGACCGGCGGCATCTTGATTACGCCGTTACCGGGCGCGACGCCGTTGAAGCCGGGTTCGGCAACGCGGCCATTTTTCGGTATACAGCCCGCCATCGTCGATACCGACGGTAAAGTGCTCGCTGGCGCCTGCACCGGCAATTTGGTGATCACGCGTTCATGGCCCGGCCAGATGCGCACGGTTTACGGCGATCATCAGCGCTTTATCGATACCTATTTCAAAACCTACCCCGGCAATTACTTCACCGGCGACGGCGCCCGCCGCGATCAAGACGGTTATTACTGGATCACCGGCCGCGTCGACGACGTGCTCAACGTCTCCGGCCATCGCCTCGGCACGGCCGAGGTCGAAAGTGCATTGGTGTTGCACCACGCCGTCGCCGAAGCGGCCGTCGTCGGCTTCCCGCACGACATCAAAGGGCAGGGGATCTATTGCTATGTCACGCTGAAGGTCGGTGTGCAACCGAACGACGTCTTGCGACAAGAATTAGTGCAACAAGTGCGCAAGGAGATCGGTGCCATTGCCAGCCCCGATGTCATTCAGTGGGCACCGGGCTTGCCGAAGACACGCTCCGGCAAAATCATGCGCCGCATTCTGCGTAAGATTGCCGCCAATGAGCTCGATAGTCTGGGTGATACCAGCACACTCGCCGATCCGTCGGTGGTCGATGATCTCGTGCATAATCGCGTAGCGCTTTAG